The following are encoded in a window of Anser cygnoides isolate HZ-2024a breed goose chromosome 33, Taihu_goose_T2T_genome, whole genome shotgun sequence genomic DNA:
- the LOC106049217 gene encoding feather keratin B-4-like: MKNVSHPPDCLRKDIKALIVLGCSNHFSLPALCCGGIRLHSQKMSFYGQMISSRCLAPCEVTCPQPMVNACSQPCVTSCGDSRAVIYPPPVVMTFPGPILSSCPQESIVGSSAPAGFGSSFGYTSSQGPRGFYDSGRPYTYGKSYSSYGSSGYGAGRYRSC; encoded by the exons ATGAAGAATGTCTCACATCCTCCCGATTGCCTAAGAAAAGACATAAAAGCGCTCATAGTGCTGGGCTGCTCTAACCATTTCTCTTTACCTGCTCTTTGCTGTGGAGGG ATCCGTCTCCATTCCCAGAAGATGTCTTTCTATGGACAGATGATCAGCTCCCGCTGCCTTGCACCCTGTGAGGTGACATGCCCACAGCCAATGGTGAATGCCTGTAGCCAGCCCTGTGTTACATCCTGTGGCGATTCAAGAGCTGTAATCTACCCACCACCTGTTGTCATGACCTTCCCaggacccatcctcagctcctgccctcAGGAGAGCATCgtgggcagctcagcacccgcTGGCTTTGGGAGCTCATTTGGATACACGAGCTCTCAGGGTCCCAGGGGCTTCTATGACTCTGGGAGACCGTACACTTATGGGAAGTCATATTCTTCCTATGGGTCCAGTGGCTATGGCGCTGGGAGATACAGATCATGTTAA